The following are encoded in a window of Lynx canadensis isolate LIC74 chromosome B1, mLynCan4.pri.v2, whole genome shotgun sequence genomic DNA:
- the PDHA2 gene encoding pyruvate dehydrogenase E1 component subunit alpha, testis-specific form, mitochondrial isoform X1 → MRKMLAAVVSRVLSGVTQKPASRVLVASCNYSNDAMFAIKKCDLYRLEEGPPVTTVLTREDGLRYYRMMQTVRRMELKADQLYKQKFIRGFCHLCDGQEACSVGLEAGINPTDRVITSYRAHGLCYTRGLSVRSILAELTGRRGGCAKGKGGSMHMYVKNFYGGNGIVGAQGPLGAGIALACKYKGNKEVCLALYGDGAANQGQIAEAHNMAALWKLPCVFICENNLYGMGTPVERASASTDYYKRGNFIPGLRVDGMDVLGVREATKFVADYCRSGKGPIVMELQTYRYHGHSMSDPGISYRTREEVQNVRRESDPIMLLKDRMVDSKLATVEELKDIDVEVRKEVEDAAQFAMTDPEPPLEELAHHIYCNTPAFEVRGANQWIKFKSLS, encoded by the coding sequence ATGAGGAAGATGCTCGCTGCCGTTGTCTCCCGCGTGTTGTCCGGGGTCACGCAGAAGCCCGCTAGCAGAGTGCTGGTGGCATCCTGTAACTATTCAAATGATGCGATGTTTGCAATTAAGAAATGTGATCTTTATCGCTTAGAAGAGGGTCCCCCTGTCACAACAGTGCTCACCCGGGAGGATGGGCTCAGATACTACAGGATGATGCAGACTGTTCGCCGAATGGAGCTGAAGGCAGATCAGCTGTATAAACAAAAGTTTATCCGTGGCTTCTGTCACTTGTGCGATGGTCAGGAAGCTTGTTCTGTGGGCCTGGAGGCCGGGATAAATCCCACCGACCGTGTCATCACATCCTATCGGGCTCATGGCTTGTGCTATACTCGTGGACTCTCTGTCCGATCAATTCTTGCAGAGCTGACAGGACGAAGGGGAGGCTGTGCTAAAGGAAAAGGAGGCTCGATGCATATGTATGTCAAGAATTTCTATGGGGGCAATGGCATTGTTGGCgcacaggggcccctgggagcTGGTATTGCTCTGGCCTGTAAGTACAAGGGAAACAAGGAGGTCTGTTTGGCTCTTTATGGGGATGGTGCTGCCAATCAGGGTCAGATAGCCGAAGCTCACAATATGGCAGCTTTGTGGAAATTACCCTGTGTTTTCATCTGTGAGAATAACCTCTATGGAATGGGAACCCCTGTTGAGAGAGCATCAGCCAGCACTGATTACTATAAGAGAGGAAATTTTATCCCTGGACTGAGGGTAGACGGAATGGATGTTCTAGGTGTTCGGGAGGCAACTAAGTTTGTAGCTGACTACTGTAGATCTGGAAAGGGGCCCATAGTGATGGAGCTGCAGACCTACCGGTATCATGGACACAGTATGAGTGACCCTGGGATCAGTTATCGTACCCGAGAAGAAGTTCAGAATGTGAGAAGGGAGAGCGATCCTATTATGCTTCTCAAAGACAGAATGGTAGACAGTAAGCTTGCCACTGTTGAGGAACTAAAGGATATTGATGTTGAAGTGAGGAAAGAAGTTGAGGATGCAGCCCAGTTTGCTATGACTGATCCTGAACCACCTTTGGAAGAATTAGCTCATCACATCTACTGCAATACTCCAGCTTTTGAAGTTCGTGGTGCAAACCAGTGGATCAAGTTCAAGTCCCTCAGTTAA
- the PDHA2 gene encoding pyruvate dehydrogenase E1 component subunit alpha, testis-specific form, mitochondrial isoform X2, with amino-acid sequence MRKMLAAVVSRVLSGVTQKPASRVLVASCNYSNDAMFAIKKCDLYRLEEGPPVTTVLTREDGLRYYRMMQTVRRMELKADQLYKQKFIRGFCHLCDGQEACSVGLEAGINPTDRVITSYRAHGLCYTRGLSVRSILAELTGRRGGCAKGKGGSMHMYVKNFYGGNGIVGAQGPLGAAHNMAALWKLPCVFICENNLYGMGTPVERASASTDYYKRGNFIPGLRVDGMDVLGVREATKFVADYCRSGKGPIVMELQTYRYHGHSMSDPGISYRTREEVQNVRRESDPIMLLKDRMVDSKLATVEELKDIDVEVRKEVEDAAQFAMTDPEPPLEELAHHIYCNTPAFEVRGANQWIKFKSLS; translated from the exons ATGAGGAAGATGCTCGCTGCCGTTGTCTCCCGCGTGTTGTCCGGGGTCACGCAGAAGCCCGCTAGCAGAGTGCTGGTGGCATCCTGTAACTATTCAAATGATGCGATGTTTGCAATTAAGAAATGTGATCTTTATCGCTTAGAAGAGGGTCCCCCTGTCACAACAGTGCTCACCCGGGAGGATGGGCTCAGATACTACAGGATGATGCAGACTGTTCGCCGAATGGAGCTGAAGGCAGATCAGCTGTATAAACAAAAGTTTATCCGTGGCTTCTGTCACTTGTGCGATGGTCAGGAAGCTTGTTCTGTGGGCCTGGAGGCCGGGATAAATCCCACCGACCGTGTCATCACATCCTATCGGGCTCATGGCTTGTGCTATACTCGTGGACTCTCTGTCCGATCAATTCTTGCAGAGCTGACAGGACGAAGGGGAGGCTGTGCTAAAGGAAAAGGAGGCTCGATGCATATGTATGTCAAGAATTTCTATGGGGGCAATGGCATTGTTGGCgcacaggggcccctgggagcTG CTCACAATATGGCAGCTTTGTGGAAATTACCCTGTGTTTTCATCTGTGAGAATAACCTCTATGGAATGGGAACCCCTGTTGAGAGAGCATCAGCCAGCACTGATTACTATAAGAGAGGAAATTTTATCCCTGGACTGAGGGTAGACGGAATGGATGTTCTAGGTGTTCGGGAGGCAACTAAGTTTGTAGCTGACTACTGTAGATCTGGAAAGGGGCCCATAGTGATGGAGCTGCAGACCTACCGGTATCATGGACACAGTATGAGTGACCCTGGGATCAGTTATCGTACCCGAGAAGAAGTTCAGAATGTGAGAAGGGAGAGCGATCCTATTATGCTTCTCAAAGACAGAATGGTAGACAGTAAGCTTGCCACTGTTGAGGAACTAAAGGATATTGATGTTGAAGTGAGGAAAGAAGTTGAGGATGCAGCCCAGTTTGCTATGACTGATCCTGAACCACCTTTGGAAGAATTAGCTCATCACATCTACTGCAATACTCCAGCTTTTGAAGTTCGTGGTGCAAACCAGTGGATCAAGTTCAAGTCCCTCAGTTAA